One genomic window of Candidatus Kuenenia stuttgartiensis includes the following:
- a CDS encoding HigA family addiction module antitoxin, with the protein MEKKRLQSVHPGEVLLEEFLKPMGLSQNRVALNIGVPPRRINEIVLQKRRITADTALRLARFFGTSPEFWLGLQAQYDLDVTSDELGERLEREVKEYTKIV; encoded by the coding sequence ATGGAAAAGAAGAGATTACAGTCGGTTCACCCCGGAGAGGTTCTTTTGGAGGAATTTCTCAAACCTATGGGCTTGAGTCAAAACAGAGTTGCACTTAATATCGGTGTTCCTCCCCGGAGAATCAACGAGATTGTACTTCAAAAAAGACGGATAACCGCGGATACTGCTCTCAGACTGGCTCGTTTTTTTGGTACTTCCCCTGAGTTTTGGCTTGGATTACAGGCACAGTACGATTTGGATGTTACTTCTGACGAACTTGGCGAACGCCTCGAACGCGAAGTAAAAGAGTATACAAAGATTGTATAA
- a CDS encoding type II toxin-antitoxin system HicA family toxin encodes MPKNVPSLKPKELIRLLKRGGCMFHREGKGDHRIYVRYCQGKKRVVPIDMGAGELSPPYVLRIFRQFGFTDDEIERLLS; translated from the coding sequence ATGCCTAAAAATGTTCCTTCTCTCAAGCCAAAAGAATTAATTCGCCTATTAAAACGTGGAGGCTGTATGTTTCACAGGGAGGGCAAAGGAGATCATCGAATATATGTTCGCTATTGTCAAGGCAAGAAAAGGGTTGTTCCTATTGATATGGGAGCAGGGGAACTTTCTCCCCCGTATGTGCTTCGTATTTTCCGACAATTTGGTTTTACCGATGATGAAATAGAAAGACTTTTATCATAA
- a CDS encoding type II toxin-antitoxin system HicB family antitoxin, which translates to MEFYTMVLRKSRNYWVALCLENGIVGQGITKEEAIEKLKEAIDSFDAVHKTENDIYTSPLSVKELHEFLTVEGVEPTTETYELRAVHA; encoded by the coding sequence ATGGAATTTTATACAATGGTGTTACGAAAGAGTAGAAACTATTGGGTAGCTTTATGTTTGGAAAATGGTATTGTAGGGCAGGGGATTACAAAAGAAGAGGCGATTGAAAAACTTAAAGAGGCCATTGATTCTTTTGATGCCGTACACAAAACAGAGAACGACATCTATACTTCACCATTATCTGTTAAAGAACTCCACGAATTTTTAACTGTTGAAGGGGTAGAACCAACCACAGAAACATACGAATTAAGGGCTGTACATGCCTAA